Below is a window of Pochonia chlamydosporia 170 chromosome 7, whole genome shotgun sequence DNA.
ACTGCTGTATCGGCTACAGCTGTGCTGCCCTGTTGCAATCTCAAGACTTATGAACCTGCCATCCACGCTGCCAAAAGTGGCAATCCGTGCTAGGAATTACCCCTCATGGATTTGGAATCTGATATTGTGATGAGTCGTAAATACTGATATTGGCATTGCTAGCGCTCCTTTGGCTGCGATGCTGACAAAACAACTGCAAATGGCGCAGCACGTCATTGGTTACACGAATTGTATGACAACGGCGTGCTCAAGAGCACTTTGTTTCCACGGAAGACTGCATGCCCAAAGAGCTCGGGTAGTTCGGAACCCAGAATAGTATAATACTATCCGGCAGGCAAACCCATCAACGTGAAATAATTATTCGAGCAACGTATGTGTTGTATCGACTGCAATAGAGTGACCCTCTTTCTCACTGCAACAGCATTTCACGAGCAGCTTCGAACCGGTTAACACAATGTCTAGACCTGGAGCCTTCGGATCAAGGTGAGTTCAATCCAACAGGGAAACAAATCACAGCCAGACATCTAACTATGGCAAACAATTCCAGCCTTGCCGACTTGGCTCGCGTGTTGCTCCAAAATGGGCCTCATAAAACATTTACACCATCCCGACGTATACGTGTGATTCTGAATCACAGTGTAATAGTCGACACAACCGAAGCTCAGTACATCTGGGAGCACCCTGGTTTCCCGCAGATATACATTCCCTGGAAGGAACTTAAAAATAGCACCTTCACCGACATAGAGTGGATCAAAAGCGAAACTATTGCACAAGCCGCTGCGATTGTTCAGTTAACAGTCCCTGCGACggagggtgttgaggagCGAAAGACAGATCGAGTGCTCCGTTTTGTTGATGACAAAGCTTTAGGGCCACTGGCGGGTTTGGTGAGACTAGAATTTGGGTCTATGGGTAAGTGAAATGCCGGACAGTATCTTCCCGCCAAATACTTACCCAGCTCGCAGACCAGTGGCTCGAGGAAGACGTACCCATCTTTGCCCACCCGAAAGACCCGTTCAAgcgccttgagcttcttccatcttctcgGCCCATTCAAGTGAAAGTTGGTGGCAAGACAGTCGCGAAGGCTGCATCGTCGGTTCACCTCCATGAAACGGGTCTCCCGGTGAGGTACTATCTGTCACTCGGGGCCGTTGACCAGAGTGTACTCCGGAAGAGTGACTTGACAACCATTTGCCCATATAAGGGTGTTGCAGAGTATTATCATGTGGTAGTAGATGGACAGACATATGAGAATGTAGTGTGGTATTACAACCACCCTACACAAGAGAGTTTTGGAATTACTGGGTTGCTGTCGTTTTACAACGAAAAGGTCACAATCttgattgatgatgaggccAAATAGAGACATCGGAATTTGCTGAAATGCGCAAGGGTGTTCGAACCACTAAGGAAACAAAGCAAAGTTTGACAGGTACCTGGTCTATTGACTTCTAATGAATGGATCTGATATGTAAATGCAGAGTAATCAAAACTTGAACACCTCTAATCTAGCCAAACTCCTTTGCCAAACGCCGAATAAAAGCCAGAACGTCCTTCAGCGCTCAGTATGTCGACTTGACCATAACGCCTCGCAGTCTATACAACCAAGACAAGTGATATCTCCCCAGAAACATCTAGATAGCAGGTGCAGCGCATTTAAGTCCAGTTGCATGATCAACGCAAGCGAGAGCTCCTTCTCTCTGGCCGTCGATGTCGACGTAGCCGCCACCGCAGAAGCCGCCTGGGTTGCAGAAGACGCTGTCGCCGCACTTGGGTCCGTATTGAGGGAACTGAGGGTCGGGAGTGTCGCTGCAAGACTTCAACTGAACACAGACGTTGGATGTGTCGCTGGAACCAGCAGTGTCATTCGGTCCGCAGATGTAGCCAGAAAGGCAGTCCGCATCAGTAGCGCACTGGGGGCTGGCGGTAGCAGTGAGAGCCAGGgacatggcgacgatggcTGACttgatggagaagttggacattttggatgttgatgctggtaTTTGGTCTGTGAAATAGAGAGGTTGTGACTTTTGATGAAGTCTAGATACTGAAGGATATGTGATGGTTGTTTATATGATTGCTTCTGcaaagatgttgaagttggaaTGAAGAGAAGTTGTTGTATCTTGAATTGTTGTGATGCTGAGTGTCTGGATGATTCGTTTAGAGGAGGAATGGAGGatatatttatataaaaTCGACACACATTGGAAGACTACATGTTTATACAACGATGAAGCGTGATAGCACAGAGCAGGCAGGATTTGGCCAAAATGCCAACGAGAAGCTGTAACCACTGCCGTCATGGCGTTTGCGGCTTCACCGAAGTAGTAATTGCTCACACATGGCAAATAGGTGGCTTGCTCGGTTGAGTATGCACCGATGGCTTTGTCGTTGCAGTGGCGCTCTGGCGTTTCTTGATGCCAACCTAGTTTTGGTAGTCGGTCTGGTGCCACGAATTTCGAGGCATCAATGAGCTGTGCACGACTAAGATCCTCTACAGCACCTAAATTGAGTCACATTAGATTAGCTCTTATGTCTGGCTTGAAGATATCTCTGTGGCCATCTCTGAACTATCTGGGCAGCACCAGGGCAAAGCTACCGACTGCCAGGGCACGATATGTATTTAGAGGGGGGCAAGTTGGTAATTCGTCTTGCTACACACTATAAGCGCAAGTGCTTTTAGGCTTTGACTGTTTATGTTAGGCACCAGCTCGTGTTGTTGCTGTAAAACGGCAAGGTGCTAAACTCAGAGGATGCAGGTACAGCAGCTGCGCCAGGGATCACCAGGAGTAGTCAGGACACTAACCAATAGAACATCCATGGGAATTAGCTCCCACGGGAGATCATCACTTGTTGCAGGGAGTGCCCAACTTGGAAGTTTCAGACAAATTCGGCTGAGCCGACCTACGGGATAGTTGATGCCGATTATGTCAGACTTTGCAACTCTATAGTTGGAGCTGATCCAGTATTGGCCGGTTGGAAATGGGCCGAATACTGAACTGCTAAGCCTCACTactccaactccaagttTGAGATGTGTGTGAGTTCCTTTCAGCTCTGTGAGACTGGTACTGTGCTACGTTGCAACCCATACGTCATTGTTATGAACTGCAGACCAGACGATTCTTCCTTCACTCTGCGACAGTTGGGGAATCTGGGGTCAATGGGATTATTGGCGGTAGGACCGATGGCTTGAGAGgcaccacaccagacaaacTGTGGCTATAAGCCCAACGAGCTTCCCCAAGCCGTGGCGCAAATACCATCCCCAGAGGTGCAACGGCATTTTGACGGGCCGTAAAGCTGCCTTGAATGTTCAAGTCTCCAGAGTGGTGGCGATGTCATTGCTAATAATAAAATGCCTTTGTGTAATCGGTCCGTTGCAGAGTGCAAGTTATTCTGGGCATGTGAGTTATTCGGGCTTCAGGACAAGGTGATTGAGAGCCAGAGTATTTGATTCAGCATCTCTGCTCTTGTAAGACCTCCAGGAAACTGATCGAGTTTCTCGCATCCATTCAAAACTACGCTGTTGTAGGTACAACTTGTGCTTTGCCATGCTTCAGCTAGTCCACAGACGTCATTCTAATGAGCTCTCCTTTGGTGTATCAGCTATTGAAAGCAAACGCCCTCATAATGGATGGGGCCAATGGCTTTTCAATGGCACCAGAGTGGCGCTGTCAAGATCCATCCCGACAGCCGTAACATCCTATCATTGTGCATGATGGCGTCAGAGTTCCGAGCTCGAGGTTCTGTGGGCAGTGCAGAGTATGAAGCCTTTTCGGCTGCAGAAATACCGATAGAGAAAGCACCGCTAGGAGTACAGAGAGATATTACAACCAGACGCTGAAACAGTGACTTCGGCGACAGCGAGGCCATCATCACAGGCGCACGTTGTGACGTCTGTCTGAAGATGCACCCTGTGAAGGCGACCACAACATCATAGCTTGGTATGACATAGAATACGCAAAGCATCAAGAGGATAGAATCTACGATTCAATTATAAATAACACTCAAGTTCTGCTTCGAAAGAGACAGAATACAGACAACATTCACATCCAAACAGTCaattcaacatcatctaCAACTTCAATACTTCAAACTCTTCACCTCACAACTTTTATTCTCTCCATCTATACACAAACAACTTTCAAAATGATGTCCAACGTCTTCCAGCTCACCATCGCCGCCTTCGCCTTCACCACTCTTGTCACTGCCGTTCCTCAGCAGTACCCCAACAAGTGCGGCGACCAAGTTTGCCCAAGCGACAAACCCAAGTGCTGCGCTGTCAATGTCAACGGAGTAGAGGAACTCGGATGCTTTGCTTCATGCCCCAGCCAGCCGAAGCCACTTCAGCGCCGTCAACAGGGCGTCGAGTGTGGCGACtccatcttttgcaagccTAACCAGCTTTGCTGTGCCGTCATCTAcaatggcgttgaggaaCGAGGATGCTATGATGGCCCTACATGCCCTCCTCTTAACCCGGCTACAACAATGACCACCATCACGACAACCACTCCCGCTGCTGCGGCCGCCACATTTGGCCCCAAGTGTGGTGATTCTTTCTTCTGCCCCGTTGGTAAGGTCTGCTGCCCTAACAAGCTTTACACTTGTGCCGACACTGTTGATCAGTGCCCCAAGTaattgttggtgttgaagggAGACTGCATTGAGCCAGGCGTTTGTTTCTAAAGGCAAGAAAACAAGACATACATGGGAGGATGCTGCTTCGTTTTTCATACGCGCATATACAAATATAGACATTAGACATCATGCATATAGAGACTTTGATCAAGCCAAATAAAATTAGTTTTCGCTCATATATATCTATTAATTATCTTCGTCCGCAACTGGTGATTCCACTAACAAAAAGCCAACCTTCCACGAGAAAGAAACCGCTGCCAGCGACACAAAGGTTGGTCCTGTAAGTTCGCGAGCGTATAGCTAAGCCGGCAATCCCCAACGTAAAGGTTCCTATTTTTAAATATTGGTACGGCTTAGGGGCATGATGCGGGCCAGCACTAGGTTTCGTTAGCCAAGCACAAAAAACCGGAGGTATCTATTCTCGTCGGAGCCTGCGTGACGGCCGCTTCAACGTAAAcgaaaagaagcaaacatTGCGATACGAGAGACCGGATACTACCCTAATATCAAGCGATACCCCGTGCTCAGCAAAACGTTCTAGCCCTTTGACAAAGCAGTCAGCCATATGGACATCCCTCCCACCGAGGCAGAATCGGCACCCTTTTCAGCCAGAATCTGCTGCAAAAGGTCTAAATTTACACCAACCTATTCAAAACATGCCGTGTATCCGCTTGTTTAAGTAGCTAACCCCATGCGACATAATTACCGCGTGGTTCGTTTCTGCATCATAGATTGGCGAGCGTACAAATGCACCTAATTGAGCTAAGCTTTCGGGAGTCAGCGTGCCAAGAATTCACCCGTCTTACGATTTGGGCGGATCTCAGACAGGGCTCTCTGCCAGATTTGGTGGCGAGGTGTTGCTAtttttggagttgatgcAGGGATTGCGGTGTAAGCTGAAAACCGTCGCTTGATTAGGAGAGTCTGTAAGAGTGCAGGATCGTGACGATCCTCACTTTGTGTATCAGTCGCAAAGTATAAAGAAGTCTAGAAAACCCAAGTTTTCAAAGCTGAAATACCATCGTCATCACAAAGTTTGAACAAAATACCATCGAGTTTATTGCCTTTTCCACAATCACAGATCTTCTCTGCTACATTACCGAACGCGCTATCAGTCCACAATGAAGTTTACGGCACTGGCGTTCTCCATCGCCGCGGCTGTTTCCACAGTCAGCGCCTACGCCATCACAGCTGACGGTGTCAACTGTCGATCCGGTCCCTCAACCAGCCACTCAGTCGTCCGAACGTACAACAAAGGCACAGATGTCAAGCTGCAGTGCCAAGAAGCAGGGGAATCCATCAACGGAGATGTTCTCTGGGACAAGACTGACGCCGGATGCTATGTTGCTGACTGGTACGTGCAGACCGGCACAAGCAACTATGTCACCGGCAAATgctctggtggtggtggtggaggcagcggcatcaacggcaaGATCAGTCGCCAGGAAATCATCGCCCGTGGCCAATATTGGGTCTCCAAGCATGTCCCTTATTCCATGGAAGCGACCTACCCGGATCAACAGGGCACTCGCTATAGAACAGACTGCTCTGGCTTTGTTACCATGGCGTTACATGCCACTGCTCCGGGTTACAACACCGTGAGCCTCCCCGAGATTGCTAAGCCCATTGCTTGGGCTGAGCTTCAGCCTGGTGACTTGGTCGGTACTCTTGGACCTGGCactggtggtgctgctggccatgtcACCCTTTTCCACTCGTGGGCCGATCCTTCGCACAACTCATACAACACCCTTGAGTGTAGGGGAGGTGCTGGCTGTGTTGCTTACAAGCGACCGGTTGGATGGACTGATGGTCCTTACACCGCTAAGCCTTATAGATACATTCGTGTCGAGTAGGAATATCCGATGATCTTTTCTTAATCATGTACTATAGTCATTAGAGCATCAATATAGAATCTGCTATTGAGAATCAGCATTGTCACTATCATTATTCGAGTGAATATCTGGATTCCTACATCGGCTCCGACTGTATGGTGTCAGTGGGGAACTGATAGTAAGTATCATTGCAAATCATGCTCATTCACGTAGAAGTATAGCAATCGTTCTCGAGCAATACCCTGTGGCACATGACGACGCAGCAAAATGATTATCTATTCTAGGATATTATTCGTAAGGCAACAAATGTACATGTTCACTTCTCTTTGTGAACAACAGAGGGCGCAGAAACACCATCCCGCCGCCCTCCATCATCCAACTCTGGAACGTCACTGCCCTGCATTTCGTAAATCTCACTCGACAGCAACTCTGAAAGCGGCGCTGGCGAAACCAACTCAGATCGCATCACACCTTCGGACCCCAATTCAGAACGCACAGCAACCTCAGATTCCAGCTCTGACTTAACATCGGTGGCAGGTGATCCCAGTTCTGATCTCAAAGCAGAGCCAAGTTCACTCAATGTTGGATCCGGGCTCTTAGAATTCTGTATTCCCTCGCTGTCAGATACAGCTGGTAGTTCGGCCTTGGTCTCTTGCGATTCTGACTGCGACGTCttttgccgccgccgaagTACAAGGTACCGTAATATAGCCGTCACAATTGCTGCAACAAATACCAAAACGCCAATTACAATTCCTGCAATTGCCCCGTCACCAAGAGTTTTGCCTTTTGGCTCCTCACTACCTGGAGGAAGGATAGCAATGATGTCAGACACGGCACTTGCGTTCCATACCTTGGGATGCACTGAAAAGTTACCACGTTCATAGTCAACTATCAGATATGACTCCTGAAGAAAGGTTCTCCCAAGGATGTATTGCGTGTCGTTAGCTGCTCTCTTCAGTGGAAAGTAACGAGTTGCTTGTTTCACAAGTGGAGGTGTGGCCTTTAAATCGAAGCTTGCGTATGGAAATGTGACGTTAAAGCTGTGTCCTCCAGTAATGGGTGTAGTTATCGTAAATGTGACCGTTGGGTTCGCGTTGGAAAGATGCGCGTGCAGAGCATCGTCGATAAGGTACAGGTTTGCTGTTGAATTCCATGTGAGATTGAATGCCTTTTCAAACTCCTGGCATGCAGGAAGAGGCAAGTAGATATCGGCAACAGAGGAGTCGATGAACATGGATATGAGCCCATCATGTAGCATAACATCTCCAGAGGTCGTGTTTGTAGTGATGGACTGCAACCCTATCGTCAAGTCGAGTGATTGATCGCTAAAGAACTTGTATGACGAGCCTGATGCTTGGAACGATGATGCATCGTAGCCACCAAGAATGAGACTACCGAGCGCCCTGTTGAGTCTATATGGCGCTCCAGCCGTGTAGCTGTAAGACAGGCTAGGAATGCTAGACTGATTCTTAAGAATTTGTAGGAAGCTAGGCTGGGGATCGTTCtgggtggtgaagttggTCGGTCGTGGATTTAATCCTAAGACGCCAAGGTAAAACTCGGTGCCATTCACACCAGCCACGACCGAGTTGTTGACGACGGGGCCACCGCTTCCCAAGTAGCCGAGTCCGACTAATCCTATTAGTGATGAACGACTAACTTGCCCCATTGTGACCTTACCTGTGTCATGGCCAAACTTGCCGATATCTGTGTATCCAAGAGCATTCTCCACACCAAGCATGAACAAGCCAGACTGGATTTGTTTCCAAGTCGTTGACGCTGTAACATTGAAAAGAGACCCTCTGCTGTTGGGGCAATCTGCAACATCAAGATTTCGGCAGCCCTGCTCCAGTACAACAATGGTttgtgttgatgaggtgCCAGGTAGGACGCGCAAATTTTGAGCAGGCGTGCCAACTCGAAGCTCAAACGTCGACCACTGTCCGTCTATTCCTTCACTAGTAACTGTTACAAATTGTTTCTCATATGCGAAAGCCATATGTACTCACAAGAACTGACTGGGCGAAACCGCGATGGGAGACGGGTTCCCAGCCAACGTGCTCAGCACGAATGCCCAAAGCACCAAGCTTGCCCTTCTCATGGTCCGGGATGGATATTCGGTGTTTAGAAATGCCCATTGGCATGCCCAATGAGTTATAAAATCTGTGGACTGAGAGGAAATGCATGTATAAGCACGTAAGGCTGCCCATCGTTTTATTGCAATGGAATAGTTTCTCCGCCACTGACTCCCTGTCGATATCCTGCAGGAGTGGACAAGAACGACAACGGTATGCAAAGTCCCACGACTGGGCGTTTATTTCATATCTGACCGAGTGAGATTTTAGATCTATAAATGACCAGACTTCGGTTTGACAAACAAAGTGAACATGGATAAATTTGACGATGCCTCGCCCCGTTAGCTTTCGATTTGTTTACAAAATTGCTTGGACTCTTCAAATCACACCCCGGCTCCCGCGTGGGGCGAGAGATGGATTCCAACTCGTGTAAGATTTTATGCCCATAAATCGGTAAGCAGCATGTTCAAGGGTCCAACATTTGCAAGGGATGTATGGTTTTGAGCCTCACGAAGTGGGCCATGGTGTGGTCCGAAATCCGGAAATACTGATGGAGCACTCACACGACGCATGTGCCTCTTTGAACAAGTCGAATATCCAGTTGTCTTGTTAATCAAGCACTCGTTTCCGACTGGCCGTCCACGGGGTCATCCCTGATAAGGCAAAATGAGGTCTCTGCCAGAAAGGGTGCTCAAGCTGACGTGGATACGCAGTATTAGCTTGTGAGGCTAATGACCGAAGTTCATGTATTCGAGGCACGGTTTGGAGGCTGAAGGCCACACAAAAACTTTTATATGTGTCCAACACCCACGTCAGTCAACAGAGCTACCGAGTAGTTTCGCAACCGAATGCACTTTCGGAAACGTCAGCAATGGCTCAACTACAGAGACTACTGTGTGTTTTGGCCATTGTATATCGTGCTAGTGCCAAACCATGTAAGCAACACCTTAAAACCTCAAGACGACTTTGTTTTAACACGATCAGTCCCTGATATCGGTACAACAATTCAACCAGCACCCACGCAATCACAGCCTCCCACAATCACAAACTGCGGCACCGCCATCTTCCCTCCAGTAGTAGTGCAGCAATACGAAGGCCTCTCCACGAATTCCGCCCTACAATGTCAATGCCTCAATAGCCTCAACAGCTGGATCTCTGATCCTAACGCTCCAACACGAACCCTAACAAGATATATCGGCACCGGCCTGACCACTATCACCTCAACTGTTAGCGGCAGTGCCACGACAATCACCAAGGCCGTAATACAGACAGATATCGAGACCGTAACGGATAATTTCATTGTACCCGCTACAAATTTGTGGTACGGGTCCGCCAAGCCACCTTGTGTATGTTTTCCAATATCCCCTTGCCGCATAGATTTAACAGTAAACAGTGTTACAGTTGTACTGTCGCAGCGTCAACCGTTGACCTATTCTTTTGGCCCCAAGGTATGTGGCTCTCAACTTTGTTAGGGCTAGACTAATTCAGTCAGCGAGCGAAACTGCCTCCGTCACATCATTCGTTTCCAACGGATTCACATAGTAAGCCTCATCCCCGTCTCAGATTCTGTTGGGTATCTGACAGCACAGTCAATCACCGTCTGTGTACATCGGTTTTTCGTCCCTCTCCGCCATCGACTTTTGCGGCCAAGTCGGCAAAGCATATGTGAACACCACCGTAGCATTCAACCCAGAGGAGCTATCTACTATCGCTTTCTCAGTGGTAGCCGCTCCGCCAGTCACACTTTCAGCGACCTTTGCCAACGGATCGACCATGTTCACAACATCGACTCCCACACAGTTCACTGCTACTGGCTCAGCACCACTCAACTATCGCGACTTGGAGAGAAACTGCTCCACCATTTCGGGATATACGTTTTTACCAGGAAACCCATCCAATGCTGGCAACAGAACCCGTAAGATTCATCATCCCAACTCATGTTCTGCCTGTCAACTAACATGGCATAGCTGACCCTTGCCACCCCACGATCGTGTTGCCCGATAGAATCAGAAGTTTGGACCCGGCGTGGGTATCGTGTGTTGCCAATGGTATTGGAGGGTAAGACTGATGCACCTTGAGAAACGGTTTGTTTATTAATGACTTTCTCAAGGTTCTATGATCCCCCCTCGGCCCTCAGCCCAGtaacagcaccaccagagACCACTTCGCAACCTCCAGCAGTAACTACTTCGCTGGATAACCCTTCTCCGGGGTCTTCATCCGATCCTACCACTCCAGCTGCTACTCAAATTCTTACTGATACCCCTTCTCCTCCACTGGTGACATCTCAGACGACATCTGCCGACAACCCTTCCCCTACAGGTGTTAACAATAACAATAATCCTCCTCCAGCATCACAGAGCAGCGGTTCACCTAACGGGAATGGAAACGGAGACATCGGCGGCACCTCTCCACCAGATGGATCTAACAATGGCAATGTTCCTCCGCCGGCCACCAGCGCGGATCCCGGTAACGGTGTTTCTCCATCTAACGGACCGGAAACAGGCAATGGAGACAGTCCCGTCTCTATTGTGAACCCCGACGGGGCAACCGCTTCGCCGAGCGATGCGACACAATCCGGTGTACCGCAGGAATCCTCTATAACTGTTTCCAGAGTCACCATCATTACCACCAGCTCTGCCGTTGGGCAAGACCCCGACGCTACTGGCAACTTAGGTCCGGATGCTTCTAATGGTTCAGTAGGCTCAAGTACTGGTGGTTCTCTAAATGGAACTTCATCCGGGACACCTACCGTGGTTAGGAGCGGAGCTTGTCCTCCAACGAAggggttgatgttggcaacaagtcttgttgctgctaCATTACTTATCATGTTCTTTAATTAGGAAGGCTGTGGTCAAAATTAGAGTTATAGAAGCAATGTGTGTATGTACCGTAATGCAATAGTGGAATAAATCAACTTGAGCGAGCGTTGCTTGAGTGGGTGTTGAAATGTCTCCGTTGCGCGGCAAATATCCCGGGCGTGCAGCTCATGACCTTCCCTTGCTTGTTCTTTTGGTAAGATCAATACGAATAGGACTGCGCCAGTAGCCCATCAATCAACAGACCTGCTGTCGGTAACCGAACAAACAGTCGCCTTGTCAAGTTCCGCGCTCTCGCCACAGCCAGAAGAGCTTGACACAGATGTCCGTCCACACCTTTACCTCATATATCTATCATCATAGATCTCGGCCCACAAAGTAACAATTTGACGAAATGTGCACACATGCTTCGCATCATGCTGTATACATATCACACCACACTTGGACATGCATGAAAAACGTTACGACAGACAACTGATGTGATCCCTGTTGAAGCATACTGCTAATAAAGAAAAATACATCGAGTACCAGGTCCGTCATAAAAAAAAGGGAGACTCATGCTCCCGACTTGTGTTGTCCGTTTCATACTGGCCACACACAAAAACCCGGCCGCATAATCCAAAATGTAATGCCTTTTCGCCAGTGCCAGGCAAAGTGAAAAACACCCGTTAACTCCATACTTTATGCTTGTCATAGTCGTTATATAAATGGGAGGGAGGATGTGAGAGAGCCGATTGGGGGAAGTCGGCTATGCTGTCGTTCATGATGAGGTATCGTGACCAGTAGGCTATTCATGCGATATAGTACGCATATGGATCTTCCTCGGGTTCCAATGGTATCCCATTAATTCGAATCTTAGCCGCCTCAGTGCCGTCATCCGGTTGGGCGATTTCTTCAAACCAGGGATGATTTAAAGCCTGTTTAGCAGTTATCCGGTCTGCAGGATCGTACACGAAGATCTTTCGAAGTAAATCTAGAAAATGTTTGAAAAATTGATTATGTGATGGAATAATATCCTTGGAGCCTAGTTAGCAATCTGTGGATcagggtctggtgggagcGCGATAGATGTACCTCGAGGCGTTTCATAGCCTTAACAAATCTCCTAGATCCTCGAGTTGTATCTGCCGTGGGATAGTCCAGCTTCAAGCGTTTGAAGTATCTACGCCTGTTAGTACAGTTCCGACGACTTCTTGGGGGTATGTTGATGTACTTGGATGCAGGATTCCCACCGCTCCTTGTAGACATCTTGTTAACTGTCTGAACAAGATGGCTGTTTATCCGTGAGCCAACGACggcctccatcatggccagaTGTTCGAGGTTGTCGTGTGTTTGGAACAACGCATCGCCAGTAAAAAACTCAACTAGGATACAGCCAATACTCCAAATATCACAAGGGTAGGACCATCCTAAGCCTAGGATAATTTCTGGGGCTCGATAATGCCTTGTTGACACCACGGAGGAATGATATTCATCTTGGAATGTCGCAGATCCGAAGTCAATTAACCGAATTTCCGTATTTAGTAACACTCTCCGTTGTGTAGCCTGCCTGTTGACGGTggtcgaagaagagggaatTTTCCGGTTATATGTAAATGCCTGATATTTATCGTTTCGCAGGAGGATGTTCTCCGGCTTGAGATCGGTATGTATCAAATTCAGGTCATGCAGGACTGCACAAAGTTAATGGGTGACCATGGCCAACAGACAAAAACTGTACTCACAGGCTACACTGGTCAGCAATTGGCGAGCGAAGTGTTGAATTTGACTGTTGGGAAAGGGTACAAAGCCGTTGCCTTTTAAGAAGTCA
It encodes the following:
- a CDS encoding acid protease (similar to Glarea lozoyensis ATCC 20868 XP_008079518.1), whose protein sequence is MPMGISKHRISIPDHEKGKLGALGIRAEHVGWEPVSHRGFAHEGIDGQWSTFELRVGTPAQNLRVLPGTSSTQTIVVLEQGCRNLDVADCPNSRGSLFNVTASTTWKQIQSGLFMLGVENALGYTDIGKFGHDTVGLGYLGSGGPVVNNSVVAGVNGTEFYLGVLGLNPRPTNFTTQNDPQPSFLQILKNQSSIPSLSYSYTAGAPYRLNRALGSLILGGYDASSFQASGSSYKFFSDQSLDLTIGLQSITTNTTSGDVMLHDGLISMFIDSSVADIYLPLPACQEFEKAFNLTWNSTANLYLIDDALHAHLSNANPTVTFTITTPITGGHSFNVTFPYASFDLKATPPLVKQATRYFPLKRAANDTQYILGRTFLQESYLIVDYERGNFSVHPKVWNASAVSDIIAILPPGSEEPKGKTLGDGAIAGIVIGVLVFVAAIVTAILRYLVLRRRQKTSQSESQETKAELPAVSDSEGIQNSKSPDPTLSELGSALRSELGSPATDVKSELESEVAVRSELGSEGVMRSELVSPAPLSELLSSEIYEMQGSDVPELDDGGRRDGVSAPSVVHKEK
- a CDS encoding NlpC/P60-like cell-wall peptidase (similar to Metarhizium robertsii ARSEF 23 XP_007826030.1) — translated: MKFTALAFSIAAAVSTVSAYAITADGVNCRSGPSTSHSVVRTYNKGTDVKLQCQEAGESINGDVLWDKTDAGCYVADWYVQTGTSNYVTGKCSGGGGGGSGINGKISRQEIIARGQYWVSKHVPYSMEATYPDQQGTRYRTDCSGFVTMALHATAPGYNTVSLPEIAKPIAWAELQPGDLVGTLGPGTGGAAGHVTLFHSWADPSHNSYNTLECRGGAGCVAYKRPVGWTDGPYTAKPYRYIRVE